The DNA sequence CTACCTCCACAATGATTAATACTGTAACTAAGGCATTAACAACCACGGTTGTAAGCACTGTAACCATTATTAAGCAGACCGCATCAGCATTATCATGGGCTTTAATAGCCGTAATCGTGGTGATAGTTATTGTAGTGGCGTTGATTCTACTTCATAATAAAGGATTATGAGCCAGTGTATTAAATACCATGCAAAAATGCTTAAAAATGATCCTTAAAAGGGATTAACCCTAGGGTGTCTACTATTGATTTTAAACTAGGCTCAAGGTATGATCCATTGAAGGTTGAGGAGGCGATATTAAAATTCTGGGATGAAGCTAAGATACCTGAGAAATGGAGGGACTTTAAGGGGGAGGGGTTATTCACGTTCCTTGAGGGTCCACCAACGACCAACGGCTTCCCCCATGTTGGCCATGTCAGGGGTAGGACGTATAAGGACGTTGTGTTAAGGTATATGAGGCTTAAGGGTTATTCAGTATGGGTTCAGGCTGGTTGGGATGAGCAAGGATTACCCGTGGAGATTGAGGTTGAGAGGAAGCTTGGGGTTAAGACTAAGAAGGACATATTCGATAAGATAGGGGCTGAGAGGTTCTCGGAGGAGTGCAACTCCCTTGTGGACTACTACCTTAAGTATTGGGTTGAGGATGGGACTAAGAGACTGGGGCTTTGGCTAGATGTTGATAACGCCTATGAGACTAGGAAACCGCATTACATTGAGCATGTTTGGTCATTCATAAAGAAGATGCATGAGAAGGGCCTACTCACCGAGGATTATAGGGTTCTGCCATTCTGCCCAAGGTGTGAGACGGCGCTTAGTGATGCTGAGGTTGATCAGGGTTATGAGGATAGGGAAGACCCGTCAATATTCGTGAAGTTCCCGGTGGAGGGTATTGAGGGGACTTACTTAGTTATTTGGACAACAACCCCATGGACCCTTGTGGATAATGAGGCAGTGGCGGTTAACCCAGATGCAGACTACGCGCTAGTTAAAGTTAATATTAATGGAGGCACTGAGCATTGGTGGCTTGCGGAGAAACTAATGCAGGGTGTGCTAGGTGCTGTTGGTGTTAAGGAGTATGAGGTTGTTAAAGTGGTTAAGGGCAAGGAACTTGAGGGTGTTAGGTATAGGCATGTTTTCCTAAATGAAGTACCCACTCATAAGGCCCACTTAAACGCGCACTACGTTATTGCTGAACCCTTCGTAACCCTTGAGGAAGGGAGCGGCTTAGTTCACATAGCCCCAGCACACGGCCCAGAGGACTTTGAGGCAGCCAAGAAACGCAACCTACCCATAACGGATAGTGTGGAGATTAACGGCGTCTTCAACAGTAATGGTGGTGTCTTTAGCGGCATGTATTGGCTTGACGTTAGTCGAAGGGTCATTGAGGAGCTCAGGAAGAGGAACCTACTGGCTCATCAGGGCACCGTGGTTCACAGGTACCCACACTGCTGGAGGTGTGGGACACCTTTAGTTTATAGGACCGATAGGCAATGGTTCATTAGGATATCGAACCTTAGGGGGGACTTGGTTAGTGAGCTGTCTAGAGTTAAGATTGTGCCTCAGAGCTTAAGGAATAGGTTTGATGACTGGGTAGCGAACATTAGGGACTGGGTGATATCAAGGAGTAGGGTTTGGGGTACACCGCTCCCAATATGGAGGTGTAGGGATGATCCAAGTAAGGTAATGGTAATAGGCTCAATAGAGGAGTTAAGAAGACTTGCAGTTGAATTACCTAATGTACCTGAGGATAAGCTTGTCCACAGGCCCTGGATAGACATGGTTAAGTTAAGGACCCCTGACTGCAGTGAGTGGGTTAGGGAACCCTTCGTTGGGGATGTTTGGCTGGATAGTGGTGTAGCCTGGATAGCTGGGGTTAATGGGTTAAGGAATAGGGATCTTTGGAGTAGGCTATACCCCTACGACTGGGTCACTGAGGCCGTGGATCAAACTAGGGGATGGTTCTACAGCCTACTAGCAACCTCAGTGGCCTGGATGGGTAAGGCACCGTATAAGTCCATACTGATAACTGGGCATGTTGTGGATAAGTATGGGCAGAAGATGAGTAAGTCGAAGGGTAACGTGATCTGGGCAAGGGACCTAATGAATAAGTATGGCGCCGACGTCACTAGGCTCTACCTAGCCTCCAAGGCTGCTCCATGGGAAACCCTACCAGTTAACCCTGATGAGTTTTCAGGCATTAGGAATATACTCACTGTTCTTTGGAATAGCGTTAGGTTCGCGGACATGTACATGAGGCTTGACAATTATGACCCAAGGAACCACAGTATTGATGATGCCTTACCAAAGGCTAAGAGTGAGGATAAGTGGATGCTATCAAGGTACTTCAGTAGGTTAAGTAGAATCACCCAGTACCTTGATGAATTCAGGATTCATGAGGCAGCTAGGGAGTGGATTAGCCTAGTTGTTGATGATGTTAGCCATGGTTACATTAGGCTCATTAGGCGTAGAGTGTGGGTTGAGGGGAGTGATGATGATAAGCTAGTGGTCTACACAGTACTGTATAATGTGCTTAAGGGCGCAATAGTGATTGGGGCAGTGTTTGCACCATTCATAGCAGAGTACTTGTACAAGGCCTTCATTAGAGATGGTAAGGAGAGCGTTCACTTAGAATCGATGCCGGAGATTAGGCGTGAATTAATTAATGAGAAGCTTGAGAAAGCCTACGATGCAATCTTCGAAGCCTTCTCACTGACTGCAGCAATAAGAAACAACTTAGGCATTAAGCTTAGGTGGCCATTAAGTGACATGCAGGTTAAGATCAAGGAAACTGGAATTACTGAGGTAGTGAATGAACTGCTTGATCAATTATCATTCCTATCCAACGTGAAGCAGGTTAAACTCACTAATGAGCTTCAATGCAGCAATGACTACGTTAAGGCTGAGGGCATAATAGTTGATGTATGCTTAAACAAGGTGATTAATGAGGACCTGTATTATGAGGCAATGGCCAGGGAGATAATTAGGAGGATTCAAGTAATGAGGAATAAGGCAAACCTGGATCTGGAGGAGCGGGTTAAGGTTTACATTGCAGCTGATGATGAGGTTAAGAAAACCATTGAAAAGATGAGGAGCATGATAGAGAATGAGACGAGAAGCACAGTGCTATTCAACGAACCAAGTAACCCACTCTTAACAATGGATTGGGACATTGAAGATAAGAAGGTTAAAATCAGTATAGAACGTTAACATTATCAAACTCACTTGATAAGAAGATAATGAACCTCACCATTCATGGTGAAGTATTTTAAACAAATTCACCATTTTCCTCTACAGCGCCCTTTTCCGGCTAATTTACTGAGAAGCAGAAGCCAGCTCTTACTCCAACAATGTTAGGTGAGAGTGATTGCATGGTTTAGATGCGAATGGTTTAAAATAAAGCTTATAAAATCAACATTCTAATCGCTACTAAGCCCCGGTAGCTCAGCACGGTAGAGCGGCGGGCTGCAGACCCGTAGGCCCCGGGTTCAAATCCCGGCCGGGGCTCCAGGGAATGGTACTCTGGCATTCTTAGAGTTGAACAACTTCATTCTTCTTATTGCATACCAATGGTAACCATGTTACATACGGTATGAACATGCCTTCGGCACTATGGTGTTGGAAATTGGGGGAAGTAATAAACTCACTGTTGCTTAAGGGTACTGAAATACTTAAAAGTTTAAGCCAATTAACCATCCATGCGTAAAGCCCTGATAATTGCTATTGCGATAATTGTAGTAGCCATTGGTATCACCTTAATGTCGCACCACTCTTCACCAGCAGTAGGTCGCATGAATATTAATGCAAATTACGTATTCCTCATACCGCAAAGCAATGGTGAATATGATTTAGGTTACTATGGCTCAAGTGAACAGTGGATTAATTTAGGAATATTCAATGTTACGAGTACTGCTTTGAAGCAAGCGGCTGGTGTGATTAATTCATTTAATCAGCATTATGTAGGTACAACAGTGAATAATCAACAATTCATACCACTAGCCTACATAATAGTTATTGGGAACAGTAGTGGAGCAATTCAACTACCAGTGCAGGATCACGCAATATTATTAAGTAAGGTGAATCCAGGATACTGGACGATAATAGTGACGAGTCAAAATTATTCAGCAAAATTCATATTTGCGTTAGATACTGGATATAAGGAATCTAAGCAAGTGGTTATAGGATCACCAATATGGTATCCACCAGTATGGTATCAACAGCCAATAGGAACAATACTACAGGAAACTATGACAATGCAAGCATATAGAGAGGGATCTTTTACTGGAGGATATGTGATAGAAATGAGTAATGGAACATTAGTACCATGGGGATTTTTATTCCATGCATCTCATAATGCCTTTGGAGGTAACCTACTATTCATACTCCAGGCTTCCCCTATATATCATGGCTTAAGCGCTTGATTCAGCCGAACTCAATAATACTATGGAAGTTATACTTAAGAATCTAAATTCCCATACCAAAAGTGGATATTAGTCATGTTGTTGAGGATTGCCTAAACGTTGTTGGTATTGACCCTGGTGAATGTGGTTTTGGGGTTTATGATTGTGGTAATGTGAGTGGTATTCATGAAGCTGGAGTTTACGTGTTTTTCGATGATGATGCTGTTTATTATGTTGGTGAGGCTGATGATGTGGCTAGGAGATTAATAGAGGAGCATTGTTCCGCACATATTGGTGGTTCTGAGGGTGTTGCTAGGTTTCTAGTGAATTACTTGGATGAAGTGTGTAGTAGGCGTAGTGAATGGATTGAGTTAAACCCAGTGGATAGGGAGGAGTACATTAAGGGGATTTTAAAGGGTAAGATGAGGGAATTAAGGATTTACATAGCAATATGCAGTGGGTTAAAGGATGAGAAGAAGAATGGTAAGAGAATAAAGAATAAGTTAAGGAGCAGACTAGAGAAGTGCATAAGAGAGAAATTAAAACCAGCATTAAACCCATTATAAATACATCAAATCCGCAGTGTTTCATGAAAACACGCATGAGGTGGTGTTGTGTTACTCATACTTGGTTGATGAACGCCCAATAGCCTTATTCCCTTGATGAATGCACTTATGGTCGAACCATCCATACTTACAACGCATCTGCGGCAATGGTTCTTAAGTTCACATTTATTGAATCTGGAGATTCATGGATTAGCTATTTTTCATGTAATTATTGTTCTTACTGCGGTGTATTCATCATTACTTTTAAATAGATTACATCCTTAGCTAATGGGTAATATTATTTGATGCGTAGCCTGAGGAACGATGGCAAGCGGCTATGCCTTCATATTATCTTTCCCTTAAGTATTTAGATAATATTGAAAAGAGCGAGCGTTTTTAACTTGGAATTTAAAAGAGATGTTAGGTTGCTTTCTTCTTAACGTTACTAATGCTGCAAATAACCGCGATTACAACTGCAATAATCACTATCGCTAAGGTTGCTATTGAAGTGGCTACAGTCATGTTTAATAATCATTGAAAACCATTCCTTAATCATCAGAACCAGGGTTAGGTTTAAAAGGTTAGCGGTTAATTTAACTTTAATGTCTATTAAGGGTGTAAATGATAATGCTAGTGTAATGCGAATGAATGATTATGGGATTGGTGATGTGGTTTACGCAGTGCTTAATAGTCTTGGTGGTTCGATTGATGGACTTAAGAAGCTTATGAAGCTCCTATTCCTGGTGCAATATGACATCAGGGGTAGGAGAGTTATTAAACATCTTTATGGTGGGAAGCCCATTACAAGGACTGAATTCTACCTCTGGTCATTTGGACCAATGGCTGATGAAGTCTATGATACTATTGATGAATTAGAGAATGAAGGTGTAATCACAGTGGTTACCAGTGATTTACCCTTCACAATAAGTATCGGTAAGAGAATTCCCATTAACCTGCCTGACCCAGTCTTGGCTTGGGTTAAAGAGGTCGTTAGGGACTATGGCTCGCTTAAGGGTTGGGAATTGGAGAAGCACGTGAAGGAGTTACTTGACTTAACCATAGAGGAGAAGAGGAATTATTACATGGGTTGGCCAGTGGATAAGTACCTCACTAAGGAAGGCTTCAGCCTTGAGGAGCGGGATCTAGCCAATGGGTGGGCCAAGGAATGAGTACCATCATGTCAGCGGTATCTACGTTAGGCGTGGCGGTAGGAGTCGCTCAGGCCTGGGTCATAATGAGTATGAGGATTTAATAGCCAGAACGTGCATTTCATGGAGCCAGGATGGTATTAATTGGCTTAAGAATAGATTCGGCAATGACTATAGGGGTCACCTTGGCCTACTTGGTACAGCATTAGTGGCGTGCTATGCTGCATTGAAGTGCCATTATTATGTGCTTGAACCAGTAATTATAGCACAAGGTTTAGGTATTGACCTATCAGGAATTAACCCTGATATTGCCCTGGTAATTAATGATAAACTCCTTATTCTCGAGGTTAAGGTGCATCATAAGGGGATGGAGGAGGGTGGACTGATTAGCCAAATCGATGGATTTGTTGAGAACTACGGTAATTTATTGTGGAAGTTCAGGGTTTACCTTGGCGTCATACATATGATAATGCATGGGAAGCAACTTAACATTGAAAGAAGACCTCATTGGCTCACGATAATGAACTTAACGCCAGGAAAGAACATCTATGATGAATTAGATGAAATAATCACAGACTTGATGAAATAACTAGGGCATCGTACTTGATTATAGCCCTCCACTACCAGTTAGTGCAATTTCACATAGATATCTTAGATATCTTAATTCATATGTTATTAGGAGATCCAAAGTACATAGGAGATTTAATTTGTAAGGTTTGGGAAGGTTATTAGCCAACTATGAACCTAGTGGTTAAAGCGAGACGCTTAAGGAATTGTCCCACCATATGAGAATAGAATGATCATTATCTAATACGTATATTATGCATGGTCTAGCATCTACACGAGTAATGTTGCATTATTTATTGAGGTAAGGATTACCGCAGTGATCCTACCTTTTTCTTAACCTTTGCTGACATTAATGATTTATAATGCATTATGCGATTTCACTCAATTCAACTTGTAATAGTAACTTCACAAATGATCATAATTGGTTTAAACGGCAAAATCTACTATTGAGCAAATCTGCTGAGCGAGCCTTAGTGGTCTTCTAGGTGTGGAATTTTTATATTTATGGTGAATTTATTCTACATTAGATGATTCATGGATAAGTTTAGTGAAGCCGAGAGGCGGTTTAAGCAAGCCTTAAGGGATCTTGAGGCAGCTAGGGGTAGCCTTAATAATGGTTACTATGAGTGGTCTTGCTTCCAGTCTCAACAGGCGGCTGAAAAGTCATTAAAGGCACTTCTGCATGGGCTTGGGCTCGGTGCATGGGGCATAGTGTCGTTGAATTACTTAACATACTTAAGGATAGGTATCAGGTCGATGAATTAATGATGCTTGCTAGGGAATTAGATAGGCACTACATTCCCAGTAGATGCCCTAACTCATATGAGAGTGGTTACCCAGCAATGTATTATGATGCCGAAACTGCGGAAAGAGCTATTAGGGCGGCTGAATAAATCATAGTGTGGGTGAGGGAGAGGTTAAGGAAGCTTGGGTTAAGGATCTAGGTGAATTCATTAAGACTGCTTAGTATGAGAACACATGAAGCTTCCAGCCACACACCTAGGATACCCAGCATACTACATTAACCTTATTTTCCGAGGCATAATCAATATAGCTTCTGCGCATTAACAAATATATGAATCTAATCTAAAGATTACTTAGCTAGGATGGGTTACTAGTTGGGTTAACCTATTATCCTTTCTTAAGAAGACCGAAAAGGAGCTTGAATTAATTGCATGATTCATTAAGACCTTAATGGGTTACCTCTCACCATGGGTTGCATCCTCATTATTGCTAACAGTATTACTGATCCGAGCAATGTGAATAACAGTGATGAAGCAAGCGCTTCTATGCTTACATTATAAATTTGGACAAGCGTATAGTTCGTAAAAGGCCCTACGTATCTGAATCCGTATGGTGATGCCTCTATGTAGGCTGCGTTTGACCCTATGTTTAGGAGCAATTCCACGGTCCCCATGTTGCCTGTTATAATTAATAGCACTATTATTAGTACACTGATATTGAGCACTAGGCCTATGAGTAGTATAAATACGCCAAGTAGAATTGCCATGGATTTTCTGCCTCCAGGGTTTCCTTTGACATAAGTAAACGTATTCCTCCTCATTAATCTCCAGGACCTGATCCAGGTTCTTAAGCGTAGAATTATAAAAAGGGAAGTAAACATTAGTAATATAATCGGGGTGAACAATAATATGAAGTTCAACATTATTGAACACCCATCAATCTAACTATAGTGCGCATTATTGATTTCAAGTAGAGAATGTGGTATCCCTTAAGCATCCCAATTACCCGTAGCGCTGATGGCATTAAATTAGCCACATACCTAAGTATGGCCTCTCTTCCCATGGTACCTTCAGTGTTTAGTAGCAGTATCCATGTAGTCGAAATTCGCGTATCACCATTTCTACTTACTTGAGACATGGTGATGCTAGGAGAATTTTATTTATAAATATTCCTAATCATATTTTTACATCACAAATTAAGTAAATATTATAAACTATATATTATATACCTTAGTAACACTAAGGTACCAGGTATTGCATTAAATGATACTTAATGAATCTTTAGCCACCTCAAACCTCGTGTACAATTCCTCTGGTGGTATACCACTTTCTTTATCACCATACATTGCGAATTCCCTCTCCTTCCTAAGACTCCTTGATATTGAAGCCAACTCATCTATGTGTTCCTGAAACCAGTTGGGAAACCTAGACCTCTCCTTCCTTAATACTGGGCCAACATCATGCCACTTAGGTGGTTCAATACCAACAAGCCACAATGCAGCCTTAAGCGTTAATTCAACAGCCTCTTGGCATTGCCTAACCACATAGGGGTAATTACCATTAACTAATGCTTCCTCAGCATGCCTAAGTCTCTCCAGGGCTTGGGTTATGTAGGATTTAGCCATGTCTACGTTATTCAAGCTCAATCACCTCACCAAACCTGTAATTATCCTTCAGGATCCAGTACCAAGCCTTCTCATTAACCCAAACCCTCCTAGCGCCCAATTCCCTTAGCCTCTTAATCAACCTGTTGAGAACCCCCTCAAAGAATTCACCCTTATCGTAGACTATAACAGCATCCTCAGTCATATCTAGGTAAAGGGGCGTGAATCTACTAGCCTCCTCCCTAGTCTTCAATATTGGTGATAATGCAACCACATAACCCCTTACCATTAATTCATCAAGGAGTGGCTGTATCTCATCCTCAGCTCTCTCAAAAATCCTAATCCTCTCGAACCTGGACTTAGGCAACTCCTCAAATATAATTAACATATCTAAGTCACTATCCCTCCTAGCAGTACCCCTAGCTACACTACCGTAAACAATAAATGACACAAGGTTATCACCATAAAGCTCCAGTAAAACCCTTAATAGTTCAGTAACAATAACCTTATAAGGTTCCTCAATATTAGCCACTCCCTTCCTAAACACACGCTCATGTCAATCGTAGATTTATATACTTTAATGACAAGCACTACCTTAAGTAGATCCCCCTTACTACCTGCATTAGGGTGTTTTTGGGAATTGAATTAAAATGGCCTCAAGGATTCTAATGGTTTGCGTGTCTGAAAATTGGACACGCAATTTAAAAATCTTTCGCAATATCAAGCAGTAAGATTTCTTAAGTAATTACTTGCCTGTACTTTGAAATTCTTGTTTCTTTAAGTGAGACCCCGCATTATTATAGTAGTGGCTAATGATGATGTGAACGGGAATGGGAATTAATGAATTGCCCCTAGAGGAGTTAAAAACCTAATGAAGAAGTGGAGGGTGTACTATTTAGTGATCTCCTCGGTTTAGTCAGCTAGCTATATATTTAAGAAGGCTAAGGAGGAGGCTATGCCATGGATAAATATTACCCCGATGTGGTTTAGTTATCCTAAGCCTATTATTGAGTTACATTACCTCTAATGGTCTTTGAAGGAGAGAATCAAGGTGGGTGGATTATGCTAGGTTAATGTACCTTTAAGTACTTCGTCTAAGGCGTTGGTAATAATGTTGACATCATCGCTGTTTATCATGTAGGGTGGTAGGAATCTTACTACATTAACCCCAGCTGTTAAGGCCAAGACACCGTGCTTCATTAAAGCCTCAACATAGGGTTCAGCCCTAGTCCTTAATTCAACACCAATCATAAGCCCCATGCCCTTAACCCTAATTACAAGCCTTGAGTTCAATTCTCCAAGTCTCTTAGCCAATAATGAGCCTGTTTCCTTAACTACGCTTGGTACATTTACCTTAGTGAAGACCCTGGTGGCCGCGGCCGCAGCAGCCATTACTACTGGGTTTCCCGCAAATGTTGATCCATGTTCCCCAGGACTGAAGACATCCCCAAACTCCCCCTTAGCGACCACTAGGCCTATGGGTAATCCACCTGCAATAGCCTTTCCTGCGGTGAATAAGTCTGGTTCAACACCGTAGTGTTGGAAGGCCCAGGTTTCACCGGTTCTCCCGAAGCCGCATTGAATCTCATCAAATATGAGTAGCGCGTTAACCCTACTGGTGGCTTCCCTTAAGGCCTTTAGGAAGCCGGCGGTGGCAGTGTTTAAACCGCCTTCACCCTGAACTGGCTCAACTATTACGCAGCATACGTCGTCATCAATAATCTTATCAACCTCATTAACATTATTAAACGTACCAAACCTCACATGAGGGTAAAGTGGTTGGAAGGCCTTCCTGTAGTTTTCATTCCAAGTCACTGAGAGGCTTCCCATTGTTCTTCCATGGAATGAGTTGGTGAAGGCCACTATGGTCTTCCTCCTGGTTACCTTCTTACCCATCTTAATGGCAGTCTCAACAGCCTCAGTCCCAGTGTTTTGAGGGAATATTGTCTCGAAGCCGGGGGGAATTATCCTTGAGAACTCGCTTATGAATTCATCCCTAGCCTCATTACCCATGTTAAGCGGTACTGTAGTTATCTTGTCCAATTGAGCCTTCACTGCATTAATTATTTCAGGGTTTGAGTGGCCCATGAAGGCTACACCGTGGCCGGTGTTAGCGTCAATATACCTATTACCCTCTGAATCCCATACATACTGCATACTACCCTTAACGATGTTTAATGGGTAAACCTTATAGTATCTGGCTAACCTAACCACACTAACCACCCATTAGCTCAGCCTCAGCTTTATTAATTCTTACCGCTAATTCCTTAACCTTAGCCTCAATGCTACTTAAGTCAATTAACCTAGCCCTAGCTGACTCAGTAACCCTACTTGGGTTAGGTCCACCTAAAACCTCCTTACCCTTAATGGCCTCAGCAGGATCAATACCTGGGCTTCTCCCCTCCTTAACCATCACTGCTACCTCCCTATGAGCATCCCTGAAGGGTACCTTACCGCTTATCGACATTAATTCAGCATACTCAGCGGCAGTAACCGGGTATTTAACTAGGTCCTCCTTAACCCTCTCCTTATTCACGCTTATCCCCCTTATTAAATCAGCCATAATGCCCACACCATCAATGGCTATCCTCATTATTAACCATGCGTGCCTAGTCTCCTCCTGTAGGTCAAGTTGATAACCAGCCTCAACAGGCCTCTCGATAGAGTACATTGACATTAAATGCCCCACCGCCTCCCCTATCCTGGCTCTTAAAACTTCAAGTGTTGCTGGGTTACGTTTATGAGGCATTATACTACTTGTTGCTAAGTGACTTGGGTTAAGGGTTACGTAGTTTAATTGAGGCATCAGCCACATTTCAATATTATTAATGAACCTACCTAGTTCAATAAGGTACGATACTGTGATAGACGCTGTAGTAAGCATGAAGTACCTTGATCCCGTTGCGTACACCGTATTATCCACGATACCATTGAAGGCAAGGTCCTCAGCCTCCCTAACCCTATTCAAGTTAACCATTGTGCCGGCTAACGGGCCTGAACCTAAGGGAGACTTATTAACTGTTTCATAAATTGAAAGAAGGTTCATTATGAAATCACTACTTAACTCATCTAAGTAAAGCATGTAGTGGCCTAGGGTTGTGACTTGGGCAGGTTGCCTATGGGTTGTGCCGATTATGAAGGCATCAGCGGTCTCAATGGCCTTGCTTAACGTTACCCTCCTTAACTCAATAACGCTGGACGCTAATTCAAGCATGAGTCTCCTAAGCTTCAACCTGAGGGCTGCGGCTACGTGGTCATTCCTTGACCTACCTAAACCAACCCATCCACCAACATTACCAAGTCTACGGATTAACATTGCCTCAATGTACTCATGAACATCCTCATACTCATCACTAGGCCTGTATGGCTCCTTAGAAAGTTCCCTTAAGGCGTTAATTATGGCTGCTGCTTCACTACTGTTTATTACCCCAACCCTACTTAACTCATTGACGTGAGTTATCAATGCAAGTATGGTTTCCTTATATATCTCAACATCATCAATTAGTGATGAGGTGTACTTAACCTTGTTTAAATCCCCCTTCCCCAGAAGCCCCTCACGATACACCACTACCCCACCTTACCCTGTAGGCGGTTAATGAGTGGAGTGTCCACATGCTTATGAAGCCCCTTGCCTCCTCATCACTTGGATACCAACCCTTCACGTAGTCAGCAACCTCCTTACTGTAACTGGCGTATGGACTTGACCTACCAACTATGGTTAAGCCACCACGCACAATTAACTTAACCGTACCGGTAACCCACTTATTCATACTCCTTGCAGCCTCCTCAAGCTCAATACGCAGTGGTTCATGCCAAAGCCCCTGGTATATTAAGTCAGTCCAAGCCTGGTCCATGAGCTTCTTAAACCTGTA is a window from the Caldivirga sp. genome containing:
- the ileS gene encoding isoleucine--tRNA ligase, which codes for MSTIDFKLGSRYDPLKVEEAILKFWDEAKIPEKWRDFKGEGLFTFLEGPPTTNGFPHVGHVRGRTYKDVVLRYMRLKGYSVWVQAGWDEQGLPVEIEVERKLGVKTKKDIFDKIGAERFSEECNSLVDYYLKYWVEDGTKRLGLWLDVDNAYETRKPHYIEHVWSFIKKMHEKGLLTEDYRVLPFCPRCETALSDAEVDQGYEDREDPSIFVKFPVEGIEGTYLVIWTTTPWTLVDNEAVAVNPDADYALVKVNINGGTEHWWLAEKLMQGVLGAVGVKEYEVVKVVKGKELEGVRYRHVFLNEVPTHKAHLNAHYVIAEPFVTLEEGSGLVHIAPAHGPEDFEAAKKRNLPITDSVEINGVFNSNGGVFSGMYWLDVSRRVIEELRKRNLLAHQGTVVHRYPHCWRCGTPLVYRTDRQWFIRISNLRGDLVSELSRVKIVPQSLRNRFDDWVANIRDWVISRSRVWGTPLPIWRCRDDPSKVMVIGSIEELRRLAVELPNVPEDKLVHRPWIDMVKLRTPDCSEWVREPFVGDVWLDSGVAWIAGVNGLRNRDLWSRLYPYDWVTEAVDQTRGWFYSLLATSVAWMGKAPYKSILITGHVVDKYGQKMSKSKGNVIWARDLMNKYGADVTRLYLASKAAPWETLPVNPDEFSGIRNILTVLWNSVRFADMYMRLDNYDPRNHSIDDALPKAKSEDKWMLSRYFSRLSRITQYLDEFRIHEAAREWISLVVDDVSHGYIRLIRRRVWVEGSDDDKLVVYTVLYNVLKGAIVIGAVFAPFIAEYLYKAFIRDGKESVHLESMPEIRRELINEKLEKAYDAIFEAFSLTAAIRNNLGIKLRWPLSDMQVKIKETGITEVVNELLDQLSFLSNVKQVKLTNELQCSNDYVKAEGIIVDVCLNKVINEDLYYEAMAREIIRRIQVMRNKANLDLEERVKVYIAADDEVKKTIEKMRSMIENETRSTVLFNEPSNPLLTMDWDIEDKKVKISIER
- a CDS encoding type II toxin-antitoxin system antitoxin SocA domain-containing protein — encoded protein: MSIKGVNDNASVMRMNDYGIGDVVYAVLNSLGGSIDGLKKLMKLLFLVQYDIRGRRVIKHLYGGKPITRTEFYLWSFGPMADEVYDTIDELENEGVITVVTSDLPFTISIGKRIPINLPDPVLAWVKEVVRDYGSLKGWELEKHVKELLDLTIEEKRNYYMGWPVDKYLTKEGFSLEERDLANGWAKE
- a CDS encoding HEPN domain-containing protein, with protein sequence MDKFSEAERRFKQALRDLEAARGSLNNGYYEWSCFQSQQAAEKSLKALLHGLGLGAWGIVSLNYLTYLRIGIRSMN
- a CDS encoding HEPN domain-containing protein, with product MNNVDMAKSYITQALERLRHAEEALVNGNYPYVVRQCQEAVELTLKAALWLVGIEPPKWHDVGPVLRKERSRFPNWFQEHIDELASISRSLRKEREFAMYGDKESGIPPEELYTRFEVAKDSLSII
- a CDS encoding nucleotidyltransferase domain-containing protein — protein: MFRKGVANIEEPYKVIVTELLRVLLELYGDNLVSFIVYGSVARGTARRDSDLDMLIIFEELPKSRFERIRIFERAEDEIQPLLDELMVRGYVVALSPILKTREEASRFTPLYLDMTEDAVIVYDKGEFFEGVLNRLIKRLRELGARRVWVNEKAWYWILKDNYRFGEVIELE
- a CDS encoding aspartate aminotransferase family protein, with protein sequence MVRLARYYKVYPLNIVKGSMQYVWDSEGNRYIDANTGHGVAFMGHSNPEIINAVKAQLDKITTVPLNMGNEARDEFISEFSRIIPPGFETIFPQNTGTEAVETAIKMGKKVTRRKTIVAFTNSFHGRTMGSLSVTWNENYRKAFQPLYPHVRFGTFNNVNEVDKIIDDDVCCVIVEPVQGEGGLNTATAGFLKALREATSRVNALLIFDEIQCGFGRTGETWAFQHYGVEPDLFTAGKAIAGGLPIGLVVAKGEFGDVFSPGEHGSTFAGNPVVMAAAAAATRVFTKVNVPSVVKETGSLLAKRLGELNSRLVIRVKGMGLMIGVELRTRAEPYVEALMKHGVLALTAGVNVVRFLPPYMINSDDVNIITNALDEVLKGTLT
- a CDS encoding argininosuccinate lyase is translated as MVYREGLLGKGDLNKVKYTSSLIDDVEIYKETILALITHVNELSRVGVINSSEAAAIINALRELSKEPYRPSDEYEDVHEYIEAMLIRRLGNVGGWVGLGRSRNDHVAAALRLKLRRLMLELASSVIELRRVTLSKAIETADAFIIGTTHRQPAQVTTLGHYMLYLDELSSDFIMNLLSIYETVNKSPLGSGPLAGTMVNLNRVREAEDLAFNGIVDNTVYATGSRYFMLTTASITVSYLIELGRFINNIEMWLMPQLNYVTLNPSHLATSSIMPHKRNPATLEVLRARIGEAVGHLMSMYSIERPVEAGYQLDLQEETRHAWLIMRIAIDGVGIMADLIRGISVNKERVKEDLVKYPVTAAEYAELMSISGKVPFRDAHREVAVMVKEGRSPGIDPAEAIKGKEVLGGPNPSRVTESARARLIDLSSIEAKVKELAVRINKAEAELMGG